In one Bacteroidota bacterium genomic region, the following are encoded:
- a CDS encoding T9SS type A sorting domain-containing protein: MNATICGTGGTLTATPDGNINVPAGYSVIYVLTCTGLVIEQVNATPSFTVTSGGLYTIHTLVYDSTLDLSIVVPGTTTGFDVNGLLVQGGGSICASLDVAGAQFNVTNPDAGTLTAVNATICGTGGTLTATPDGNINVPAGYRVIYVLTSGTGLVIEQVNATPSFTVTSGGLYTIHTLVYDSTLDLSIVVPGTTTGFDVNGLLVQGGGSICASLDVAGAQFNVTNPDAGTLTAVNATICGTGGTLTATPDGNINVPAGYSVIYVLTSGTGLVIEQVNATPSFTVTSGGLYTIHTLVYDSTLDLSIVVPGTTTGFDVNGLLVQGGGSICASLDVAGAQFNVASPDAGDINPDQFLNCLDNGSATLTGNPQGNINVPAGYQVIYVLTRGQGLVIQQAGPNPQFTVTQTGLYRIHTLVYDPATLNLSIVVPGVTTGFDVNGLLVQGGGSICASLDVQGAPFLVFGSFICNLFGINNSIIDLPMSESEMTEESIRLAENSMEGGILISNVYPNPASAEVNLQYVTSENGISTISIMNMMGQTIINERFEDIAGISLRTINTSALESGNYLIRIENNGKIQSAGINIVR; encoded by the coding sequence GTGAACGCTACTATTTGCGGAACAGGCGGTACGCTGACTGCAACGCCTGATGGCAACATCAATGTTCCTGCAGGATACAGTGTAATTTATGTACTGACTTGTACAGGTCTGGTGATTGAGCAGGTAAATGCTACTCCATCTTTCACTGTAACAAGTGGTGGTCTTTATACTATTCATACTCTGGTTTACGATTCAACTCTTGATTTGAGCATCGTTGTTCCGGGTACTACTACAGGTTTTGATGTGAACGGATTATTGGTACAAGGCGGTGGATCTATCTGCGCGTCTTTAGATGTAGCCGGTGCACAATTCAATGTAACTAATCCTGATGCAGGAACCCTTACTGCCGTGAACGCTACTATCTGCGGAACAGGCGGTACGCTGACTGCTACTCCTGACGGCAACATCAACGTGCCTGCAGGATACCGTGTTATTTATGTACTGACTTCAGGTACAGGTCTGGTGATTGAGCAGGTAAATGCTACTCCATCTTTCACTGTAACAAGTGGTGGTCTCTACACTATTCATACCCTGGTTTACGATTCCACTCTTGATTTGAGCATCGTTGTTCCGGGTACTACTACAGGTTTTGATGTGAACGGATTATTGGTACAAGGTGGTGGATCTATCTGCGCGTCTTTAGATGTAGCCGGTGCACAATTCAATGTAACTAATCCTGATGCAGGAACGCTTACTGCCGTGAACGCTACTATTTGCGGAACGGGTGGTACGCTGACTGCAACGCCTGATGGAAACATCAACGTTCCTGCAGGATACAGTGTAATTTATGTGTTGACTTCAGGTACAGGTCTGGTGATTGAGCAGGTAAATGCTACTCCATCTTTCACTGTAACAAGTGGTGGTCTCTATACTATTCATACTCTGGTTTACGATTCAACTCTTGATTTGAGCATCGTTGTTCCGGGTACTACTACAGGTTTTGATGTGAACGGATTATTGGTACAAGGCGGCGGATCTATCTGCGCGTCTTTAGATGTAGCCGGTGCACAATTCAATGTTGCAAGTCCTGATGCAGGAGATATTAATCCTGATCAATTCCTGAATTGCCTGGATAATGGCAGTGCTACATTGACTGGTAATCCACAAGGAAATATCAATGTACCTGCAGGATATCAGGTGATTTATGTACTTACAAGAGGACAAGGCTTAGTTATTCAGCAAGCAGGTCCTAACCCACAATTCACCGTTACGCAAACCGGTCTTTACAGAATTCACACACTGGTTTACGATCCCGCAACATTAAACCTGAGCATAGTCGTACCTGGTGTAACCACTGGATTTGATGTCAACGGATTACTGGTACAAGGTGGTGGATCTATCTGTGCATCATTAGATGTTCAAGGCGCTCCATTCCTGGTGTTCGGATCATTTATCTGCAATTTATTTGGAATCAACAACAGCATTATCGATTTGCCAATGAGCGAATCTGAAATGACTGAAGAGTCTATTCGTCTTGCAGAAAACAGCATGGAAGGTGGAATTCTCATCAGCAATGTTTATCCAAACCCTGCTTCCGCAGAAGTCAATCTTCAATATGTTACTTCAGAAAACGGAATCAGTACTATCAGCATCATGAACATGATGGGCCAAACAATCATCAACGAGCGATTCGAAGATATTGCAGGCATTAGCTTGAGAACGATCAATACTTCAGCACTGGAAAGTGGCAATTACCTGATTCGCATAGAAAATAATGGTAAGATTCAATCTGCAGGAATTAACATAGTTCGCTAA
- a CDS encoding polysaccharide biosynthesis protein — MQKKFVTNLAFLLFLNLLIKPFWILGIDRAVQNTVGASSYGLYAALFNFSFLFNILLDIGITNFNNRNISQHNHLLQKHLSGILTLRLLLAFVYFLFSLSIAYLLGYRGEQLWILLVLLLNQALISFILYLRSNLAGLHLFKIDSMISVLDRFIMILLCSILLWGGISEKKFQIEWFVWAQTIAYFITAVFTFMILASRVKTLSIKWDPKFFLIILKKSYPFAILILLMTFYNRIDSVMIERMLVNGAEQAGIYAQAYRLLDAANMIAYLFSGLLLPMFSHMIKHRKPIEELAELSFSFIVIPAIMVMTCGVFYSEELMGLLYSAHVKESAHVFMLIINCFLAISSVYIFGTLLTANGNLKQLNMVALGGMLMNIIMNLILIPKYQATGAAIASLVTQFITAGAQILLAHHIFKFRIRWMLAVRYFTFILLAFSLFWFTTQFSTYFIWRAGFGIASCFLIALLLKLIRPLELFRLIKYGDN, encoded by the coding sequence ATGCAGAAAAAATTTGTAACCAATCTGGCCTTTCTTCTTTTCCTGAATCTCCTGATCAAACCGTTCTGGATTCTGGGAATCGACCGTGCGGTACAAAATACTGTAGGCGCCTCATCATATGGTCTTTACGCTGCACTTTTCAATTTCTCTTTTCTTTTCAACATCTTACTGGATATTGGTATTACCAACTTCAACAACCGGAACATTTCTCAACACAATCACCTGTTGCAGAAACACTTATCCGGGATATTAACCCTTCGGTTATTACTGGCATTCGTCTATTTTTTATTCAGTTTGTCGATCGCTTATCTATTAGGATACCGGGGTGAACAATTATGGATTTTGCTGGTATTGCTTTTAAATCAGGCTTTAATTTCCTTTATCCTCTATCTCCGTTCCAATCTCGCGGGATTACATCTGTTCAAAATTGACAGTATGATTTCTGTCCTTGATCGGTTTATAATGATTTTACTCTGCAGTATTTTGCTTTGGGGTGGAATTAGCGAGAAAAAATTTCAGATTGAATGGTTCGTTTGGGCACAAACAATTGCGTATTTCATTACCGCCGTATTTACTTTCATGATTCTTGCATCGCGGGTAAAAACACTTTCAATTAAATGGGATCCGAAATTCTTCCTGATCATTCTAAAGAAAAGTTACCCCTTCGCTATCCTCATTCTCCTAATGACCTTTTACAACAGAATCGACTCGGTTATGATTGAAAGGATGCTGGTAAACGGTGCTGAACAGGCCGGCATTTATGCACAGGCCTATCGATTACTGGATGCAGCAAACATGATCGCCTACCTTTTTTCAGGTTTATTGCTCCCGATGTTTTCACATATGATTAAGCATAGAAAGCCAATAGAGGAATTAGCCGAACTATCCTTTTCATTCATTGTGATACCGGCCATCATGGTGATGACCTGCGGCGTTTTTTACAGTGAAGAATTAATGGGTTTGCTATATAGTGCACATGTAAAAGAATCGGCACATGTTTTTATGCTCATCATCAATTGCTTTTTGGCCATCAGTTCTGTCTACATCTTCGGGACACTTCTTACCGCCAATGGAAATCTGAAGCAACTGAATATGGTGGCATTGGGAGGAATGCTGATGAACATCATTATGAATTTAATTTTGATACCAAAATATCAGGCGACCGGGGCAGCTATTGCCAGTCTCGTCACACAATTTATCACAGCGGGTGCTCAAATTCTTTTAGCCCATCATATTTTTAAGTTCAGGATACGATGGATGCTTGCGGTTCGCTATTTCACGTTTATACTTCTTGCTTTCAGCTTGTTTTGGTTTACCACTCAATTTTCCACTTATTTTATATGGAGAGCCGGTTTTGGAATCGCTTCCTGCTTCCTTATTGCCTTACTTCTGAAGTTAATTCGACCATTGGAGTTGTTTCGGCTCATTAAATACGGTGATAATTAG
- a CDS encoding T9SS type A sorting domain-containing protein: MKRKLLLLTLLCSQIGFSQITITSSDMPSAGDTARRTQAPIQLGLNYQATGANHTWNFTNLRYQAQQVDTFLSVSSTNFLYALFFSNLPFNSNRANVATNGQAFPTNPFITITDPYNFYYRSSTDYRQVGLGASFQGIPLPVAYTLKDKIYEFPLNYGDVDTSVSAWNVALPSLIYYGSNQTRINEVDGWGTLNTPYGTYQALRVKTTLIASDTISIDTLNLGLNIDRPLTREYKWLANGDIVPVLQITTTEIFGIEIVNSILFRDVVPNVTPGILPTAICAGSTLQLPFTEQGTFNAGALFSAGNKFTAQLSDASGDFSNAVNIGDTTSNQSGNFSVVIPANTPAGNGYRIRITSSNPAVTGADNGIDIRIDNGLPAASTIQSNGSTSLCIGDSLELAGSAVTDAVYQWTLNNTALSGETALNLYAVSGGDYILQTINSCGATSSNLISITLDSLPVAASITAAGNTTFCTGDSVVLNGSVLNGVQFQWAVNGIDISGASTLDLTVNQAGNYTLNTINNCGATSSNSITVTVDSIPLASAVTALAGTIFCAGDSLLLNGSTINGAAYQWQQNGNDITGATAVDLYVNQSGIYSLNTINNCGVSTSNSLQVTAEPLPPTPVILSSNDTLFTAGGYSYAWYFNGTLIQGAIDSVLIATTTGVYTVVITSANSCSSTSLPFNFVASGINTVPVLSLLNLYPNPAQELLNVEVKESGSYTVEIIAADGKLVMSQLQMLDQRAVITLSSTIENGTYLIRISNEKYVYQQPFILNR, from the coding sequence ATGAAAAGAAAACTACTCCTCCTTACATTACTTTGTTCACAAATCGGTTTTTCACAAATAACCATAACCTCTTCTGACATGCCTTCAGCGGGTGATACTGCCCGAAGGACGCAGGCACCTATTCAATTAGGACTTAATTATCAAGCTACCGGGGCAAATCACACCTGGAATTTCACTAATTTAAGATATCAGGCTCAACAAGTAGACACCTTCCTTTCTGTATCTTCCACCAACTTCCTCTATGCCCTTTTCTTTTCCAATCTGCCTTTTAATTCCAATCGCGCAAATGTAGCTACTAACGGTCAGGCCTTTCCTACCAACCCATTCATTACCATTACAGATCCATACAACTTTTACTACCGTTCTTCTACTGACTATCGCCAGGTAGGTTTAGGAGCCAGCTTCCAGGGAATTCCACTACCGGTAGCGTATACCCTTAAAGATAAAATCTATGAATTTCCGCTCAATTATGGAGATGTCGATACATCTGTTTCTGCATGGAATGTTGCATTGCCAAGTTTAATTTATTACGGATCAAATCAAACACGAATTAATGAAGTTGACGGATGGGGAACATTAAACACCCCTTATGGAACTTATCAGGCTTTAAGAGTTAAAACTACACTTATCGCTTCCGACACCATTTCCATAGACACCTTAAATCTGGGATTAAACATTGACCGCCCGCTTACCAGAGAGTATAAATGGTTGGCAAATGGTGATATCGTTCCTGTACTACAAATCACCACCACAGAAATTTTCGGAATTGAAATTGTAAATTCCATTCTATTCAGAGATGTGGTTCCGAATGTTACACCGGGAATACTGCCAACTGCTATCTGTGCAGGCTCAACTTTACAACTCCCGTTCACTGAACAGGGGACTTTCAATGCCGGTGCTTTATTCAGTGCAGGAAATAAATTTACTGCTCAATTATCCGATGCTTCCGGAGATTTTAGCAATGCCGTAAATATTGGCGATACCACCAGCAACCAATCCGGAAATTTCTCCGTAGTGATTCCTGCCAATACTCCTGCAGGTAACGGCTACCGTATACGCATTACTTCAAGCAACCCTGCAGTAACAGGTGCTGATAATGGTATAGATATCCGAATTGACAATGGCTTACCTGCTGCAAGTACCATCCAGTCCAATGGCTCCACTTCGCTTTGCATTGGAGATAGTCTTGAACTTGCCGGATCTGCAGTGACGGATGCAGTATATCAATGGACGCTGAATAATACAGCACTCAGTGGAGAAACAGCATTGAACCTGTATGCAGTTTCCGGAGGTGATTATATTCTTCAAACAATAAATAGTTGCGGAGCGACATCCTCTAATTTAATTTCTATTACCCTTGATAGTCTCCCCGTTGCTGCAAGTATCACTGCTGCCGGAAATACTACATTCTGTACAGGTGATTCTGTGGTACTTAATGGAAGTGTTCTGAATGGAGTTCAATTCCAATGGGCTGTAAATGGTATTGATATCTCCGGAGCTAGTACTCTTGATTTAACCGTAAATCAAGCCGGAAATTACACGTTGAACACCATCAATAATTGCGGTGCAACTTCTTCCAATAGTATCACGGTAACGGTAGATTCGATTCCGCTTGCTTCTGCTGTAACCGCTCTTGCCGGTACCATATTCTGTGCAGGTGATTCCTTGTTATTAAATGGCAGCACTATCAATGGGGCCGCTTATCAATGGCAACAAAACGGCAATGATATTACCGGCGCCACCGCTGTAGATTTGTATGTGAATCAGTCGGGGATTTACTCGCTAAATACCATTAACAATTGCGGTGTGAGCACCTCCAACTCGCTTCAGGTTACGGCTGAGCCACTCCCTCCTACTCCTGTAATCCTTTCCTCTAACGACACTCTATTTACAGCAGGTGGCTATAGTTATGCCTGGTATTTTAACGGCACTCTTATTCAGGGAGCCATTGATTCTGTTCTCATAGCAACAACTACCGGCGTATATACAGTGGTGATAACTTCGGCTAATTCGTGCAGTTCAACCTCACTGCCTTTCAACTTTGTGGCCTCAGGAATAAACACTGTACCCGTGCTCAGCTTACTGAACCTATATCCGAATCCTGCTCAGGAATTATTGAATGTAGAAGTAAAAGAAAGCGGTTCTTATACTGTTGAAATTATTGCTGCGGATGGAAAACTAGTGATGAGTCAACTGCAGATGCTGGATCAACGTGCTGTAATAACGCTATCCTCCACCATTGAAAATGGAACCTATCTTATCCGTATCAGCAATGAAAAATATGTGTATCAGCAACCGTTTATTCTGAATAGATAA
- a CDS encoding RNA-binding S4 domain-containing protein, which translates to MVSDKIRIDKFLWAVRLYKTRQLSAEACEKGRVKISENTVKPARAIRTGESIVIHRGPWYQHIKVLAITEKRMSAAFVKDFIIDITPAEELDRLKLHQAALASWNIKGGAGRPTKKDRRDMDEFLGDW; encoded by the coding sequence ATGGTCTCAGATAAGATAAGGATTGATAAATTCCTATGGGCGGTCAGGTTATATAAAACCCGACAGTTGTCGGCAGAAGCATGTGAAAAAGGAAGAGTGAAAATATCAGAAAACACCGTTAAGCCGGCAAGAGCGATACGGACGGGAGAAAGTATTGTAATTCACAGAGGGCCATGGTATCAGCACATTAAAGTTCTTGCTATCACGGAAAAGCGGATGTCGGCTGCATTTGTAAAAGATTTTATCATCGATATCACCCCGGCAGAGGAACTGGACCGCTTAAAACTACATCAGGCAGCACTTGCATCGTGGAACATTAAAGGTGGGGCCGGAAGACCCACGAAGAAAGATAGAAGAGATATGGATGAATTTCTTGGTGACTGGTAA
- a CDS encoding S-adenosylmethionine:tRNA ribosyltransferase-isomerase: protein MTGPQRLKIQDFSYVLPEHRIAAYPLADRSSSLLLVYKSGIIRKSIYKNVAEFLPNNSLLVFNDTKVIHARIKLKSAGNHTIECFCLEPVGELAVEEVFRSKGPLLWKCMIGNARKWKEGPLHKSIKGKYGTVEITFEKLRQDERDFIIAISWNNASYTFSEILEQAGELPIPPYLKRESEPEDESGYNTVYASQEGSVAAPTAGLHFSTDLLTTLMQSGIAQEKVTLHVGAGTFRPVSSDTLEEHKMHAERIVVRKSVLQSLLLKKGEFPVIAVGTTSARTLESLYWLGVKILGNKETEHPFHIDQWMPYQFQDASLPECRTVLDALLKWMEALGLEEITGYTQLIIAPGYKFKIVDALITNFHQPNSTLLLLVAALIGERWKEIYDFALENDFRFLSYGDACLLFKTETS, encoded by the coding sequence ATGACCGGCCCGCAACGATTGAAAATACAAGACTTCAGCTATGTTTTACCTGAACATAGGATAGCTGCTTATCCCCTTGCGGACAGATCCTCTTCACTTTTACTGGTTTATAAGTCCGGAATCATTAGAAAATCTATCTATAAAAATGTCGCCGAATTTTTACCAAACAACTCATTGCTGGTTTTTAATGATACCAAAGTGATCCATGCCAGGATCAAATTAAAGTCTGCAGGTAACCATACCATTGAATGTTTTTGTCTTGAACCCGTAGGTGAACTAGCTGTCGAAGAAGTTTTTCGTTCTAAGGGTCCGCTGCTCTGGAAGTGTATGATCGGCAATGCCAGAAAATGGAAGGAAGGCCCGCTGCACAAGTCCATAAAGGGTAAGTATGGCACTGTTGAAATTACATTTGAAAAACTGCGTCAGGACGAAAGGGATTTTATCATTGCGATCTCCTGGAATAATGCATCGTATACTTTTTCTGAAATTTTAGAGCAAGCCGGTGAACTACCTATTCCTCCGTATTTAAAGCGGGAATCAGAGCCGGAAGATGAATCCGGTTACAATACTGTTTATGCTTCACAGGAGGGCTCGGTGGCAGCTCCTACCGCCGGCCTGCATTTTAGTACGGATCTTTTGACTACACTTATGCAAAGTGGAATCGCACAAGAAAAAGTGACCTTACATGTAGGGGCAGGGACTTTTCGTCCGGTGAGCAGTGATACTTTGGAGGAACACAAGATGCATGCAGAGCGTATTGTGGTGAGGAAATCAGTCCTGCAAAGTTTACTGTTGAAGAAGGGAGAGTTTCCGGTTATTGCAGTTGGAACTACTTCTGCAAGAACACTCGAGAGTTTGTATTGGTTGGGAGTAAAAATTTTGGGTAATAAAGAAACAGAGCACCCCTTTCATATAGATCAATGGATGCCTTATCAATTTCAGGATGCTTCCCTCCCTGAATGTAGAACTGTTTTGGATGCACTTCTAAAATGGATGGAGGCCCTGGGACTCGAAGAAATCACCGGCTACACGCAGTTAATAATTGCTCCGGGATATAAATTTAAGATAGTCGATGCTCTGATTACGAATTTTCATCAACCGAATAGTACTTTGTTATTACTGGTGGCTGCGTTGATAGGAGAGAGGTGGAAGGAGATTTACGATTTTGCGCTTGAAAACGATTTCCGATTTTTAAGCTACGGTGATGCATGCCTCTTATTCAAAACGGAAACTTCTTAA
- a CDS encoding PorT family protein: MKRCCLLLFLITSPIQIHAQKNTVQYGFQTGPSFVNLYGNPFIETFLEPEIRLTGGPAVYYPFSKHWSVKSNLFFEVKGAGGILPLFDEVGDLMGFYNAKISYSYLTIPLLFEYNFGNRMKGNLTAGPYMGTLLSQKSTFTEPVLGEKIVVSGTSNYIPLDGGLILGAGGRYAVNRRINVSLEGRFNIGMTNIVSRPVMNSLTIYTLASHILVGVYYTPGYYAGKVRGVNP, from the coding sequence ATGAAACGATGCTGCTTACTTCTTTTTCTTATCACCTCCCCTATACAGATCCATGCTCAGAAAAACACTGTACAATATGGGTTTCAGACGGGACCTTCCTTCGTCAATCTTTATGGAAACCCCTTCATTGAAACCTTTCTGGAACCTGAAATCCGTTTAACCGGAGGACCGGCGGTATATTATCCTTTCAGTAAGCACTGGAGCGTAAAAAGTAATCTGTTTTTTGAAGTGAAAGGAGCCGGGGGAATTCTACCCTTGTTTGACGAGGTGGGGGATTTGATGGGATTTTACAATGCCAAAATCAGTTATAGCTATCTCACCATTCCGCTTCTTTTCGAATATAACTTTGGCAACCGAATGAAGGGAAATCTTACCGCAGGACCGTACATGGGGACATTACTAAGTCAAAAATCGACATTTACAGAGCCGGTACTTGGGGAAAAAATTGTGGTGAGCGGCACTTCTAATTATATTCCTTTAGATGGAGGATTAATCCTAGGAGCAGGCGGGAGATATGCAGTAAACAGAAGAATTAATGTGAGTCTGGAAGGGCGATTTAATATTGGCATGACGAACATTGTGTCCAGACCGGTGATGAACAGTTTGACCATTTACACCTTAGCTTCACATATCCTTGTCGGGGTTTACTATACACCCGGTTATTACGCCGGAAAAGTTCGTGGAGTGAATCCTTAA
- a CDS encoding DUF4153 domain-containing protein: MDALIHLILLTALIPEVMRFNSLQGISQRAKETIVRFPLPLMICLFAATALLWLVDHNEKNEWFKYVIKFLVTCTISLPAFIGLTLFCERYYIKKRTVITIHVMLLLLAFLYFYFLPYEFTEITAARHLLLLLAAHLAVSFAPFLVDPEMQGFWQFNKSLFLRFLTAGLYSFVLFAGLALAILAIDNLFEAAIKDEAYQRLFFIIAVVFNTWFFLSGVPRDFPGLEKESDYPGGLRIFTQFVLLPLVTIYLGILYVYELKILITMNWPRGWVSYLVIGFSTAGILALLLVWPLRNDDRYKWVKTFTRLFYIALLPLIALLFFSIYIRVKEYGITENRYFIIVLAIWLLGNAIYFLFSSRKIIKVIPMSLFVVALLSGFGPWSAFEVSMSNQRSRLINMLSDQGMFKENRIVPAPIGNTMNKELRMKMGSVFDYLLSTHDINSVQDIMDLNLDSLRVKHGKYRLATMVMKSLNLEYEEGWRYDPEKADKFQFSTETNGLPLNVDGYQLFFKYEYYGSEREESKKVQLDSTAFLMVDFIDEKNVLSIVDAEGVASELKMDALVSRVQKEYSITAFNIPETLMMATLQSENMECKLIFRSLYGTLSQKKELKEITSLQVDVLYRKK, from the coding sequence GTGGATGCATTGATTCATTTAATACTTTTAACTGCTTTAATTCCTGAAGTGATGCGGTTTAACTCCTTACAAGGAATCAGTCAGAGGGCGAAGGAAACAATTGTTCGCTTTCCGCTGCCCTTGATGATTTGTTTATTTGCAGCAACGGCATTGCTGTGGTTAGTGGATCACAATGAAAAAAATGAGTGGTTTAAGTATGTGATAAAATTTTTAGTTACCTGTACGATTTCTTTGCCTGCTTTTATTGGACTGACCCTCTTTTGTGAAAGGTATTACATTAAGAAACGTACTGTTATTACTATACACGTCATGTTGCTTTTACTTGCATTTTTGTATTTTTATTTTCTTCCATATGAATTTACCGAAATTACAGCAGCCAGACATCTGCTATTATTATTGGCGGCACATCTGGCTGTTTCTTTTGCTCCTTTCCTGGTGGACCCGGAAATGCAGGGATTCTGGCAGTTTAATAAGTCGCTCTTTTTAAGATTCCTGACAGCGGGATTATATTCTTTTGTATTATTCGCGGGATTGGCATTGGCTATTCTTGCTATTGATAATTTATTTGAAGCGGCTATTAAAGACGAAGCCTACCAACGTTTATTTTTTATCATCGCAGTAGTTTTTAATACCTGGTTCTTTTTATCCGGAGTTCCTCGCGATTTTCCCGGGCTGGAAAAAGAAAGTGATTACCCCGGTGGACTTCGGATATTTACACAATTTGTATTGTTGCCGCTGGTCACGATTTATTTAGGGATTCTCTATGTGTATGAATTGAAAATCCTGATAACCATGAATTGGCCGCGCGGTTGGGTTTCCTATTTGGTTATTGGTTTTTCTACCGCCGGGATATTGGCTTTGTTGTTAGTTTGGCCTTTAAGAAATGATGATCGTTATAAATGGGTCAAAACCTTTACACGACTTTTTTACATAGCGCTGTTACCCTTGATAGCCCTACTCTTTTTTTCCATTTATATTCGGGTAAAGGAGTATGGAATCACCGAAAACAGATATTTTATCATTGTTCTGGCTATATGGTTGTTGGGAAATGCGATTTATTTTCTTTTTAGCAGTAGGAAGATTATTAAGGTGATTCCCATGTCTCTTTTTGTTGTGGCATTGTTATCCGGTTTTGGTCCATGGAGTGCTTTTGAAGTGAGTATGTCGAATCAGCGTTCCCGACTAATAAATATGTTGAGTGATCAGGGTATGTTTAAAGAGAACCGGATTGTTCCTGCACCCATTGGGAATACAATGAACAAGGAGCTGCGTATGAAAATGGGAAGTGTATTCGATTACCTGCTTTCAACACATGACATAAACAGTGTTCAGGATATCATGGACCTCAACCTCGATTCATTGCGTGTTAAACACGGGAAATACCGTTTGGCCACCATGGTGATGAAGTCACTAAATCTGGAATATGAAGAAGGATGGAGGTATGATCCTGAAAAGGCGGATAAATTTCAATTTTCGACTGAAACAAATGGCTTGCCGCTAAATGTGGATGGGTATCAATTGTTTTTTAAATATGAATATTATGGTTCGGAAAGGGAGGAGAGTAAGAAAGTACAATTGGATTCCACAGCTTTTTTGATGGTGGATTTTATAGATGAAAAGAATGTGCTTTCCATTGTAGATGCTGAAGGTGTAGCGTCTGAATTAAAGATGGATGCTTTGGTAAGTCGGGTTCAAAAGGAGTATTCCATCACCGCATTTAATATCCCTGAAACGTTGATGATGGCCACGCTGCAAAGTGAAAACATGGAATGCAAGCTGATTTTCAGATCACTTTACGGGACCTTGAGTCAAAAAAAAGAGTTAAAGGAAATCACTTCGCTTCAAGTAGATGTTCTTTACAGGAAGAAGTAG